The sequence below is a genomic window from Brevibacillus laterosporus.
ATGAACTGGGTGAATTGTTTGGTGTAACCATAGCTACACCGATGGAAGCGTATCAGTATGCCAAGCGAGTAGTTGATCAGGGAGTGGAGAATGTCATTGTTTCTTTGGCAGGCAAAGGAGCGGTCTTTGTGAATCAAAGAGGTGCTTATGTTGCTCAATTTTCTGAGAGCAAGCCTGTTAATTCGATTGGAGCAGGAGATTCTGTGGTTGCAGGCTTTTTATACGCCAAAAGCGAGCAGATGGAAGAGGCAGATGCCTTTCATTTTGCAATTGCTTGTGGTACAGCGACAGCTTTGTCCGAAGGTTTTTGTACACCAGCGACTATTTCCAACTACTTGCCAACCATTCAAGTGGCAAAAATATAGAATTAGGGGGACAAGGAAATGCGTATCTTAGACATGCTGCGAGCAGATACTATCGTTATGCACCTATCTGCTACATCCAAGGCAGAAGTCATTCAAGAATTGATTGACCAATTGGATCAAGCAGATTGCTTGAACGACAAAGAAGGAATGAAGGAAGCAATATTGGCCCGTGAGGCTCATGCTTCCACAGGAATTGGTGAAGGAATTGCCATTCCGCATGCCAAAACAGAGGCAGTAAAAAAACCAAGTATTGCGTTTGGTTACTCCCGAGAAGGTATTGATTATGACGCATTGGACGGACAAAAATCGCATTTATTTTTCATGATTGCAGCTACTGCCGATGCTAATCAAGCACACTTAGAGACCTTGGCACATCTGTCTGAAATGTTGATGGATGAGACTTTCCGACAAGAATTGACTCAGGCTAAGACCAAGGAAGAATTATTAAAAATGATTGCGAGAAAAGAAAAGGAAAGTCATAATGTAGAAGAGCCCTCGGTTTTACCAGGTGAAACAGGACGCGTAAAAGTTGTCGCTGTGACAGCTTGTCCAACAGGAATCGCTCACACTTATATGGCTGCCGATGCTTTGAAAAAAAAGGCGGAAGAAATGGGCATTGTCATCCGAGTGGAGACAAATGGTTCCGGTGGTGCAAAGAATAAATTGACATCTGAAGAGATTGAACAAGCAGATGCCGTAATCGTCGCTGCTGACAAACAGGTCGATATGGACAGGTTTAAGGGCAAGATAGTGATTGAAGTGCCGGTAGCTGATGGAATTCGTAAGGCAGAGGACTTGATTACACGGGCAGTGAATCAAGATGGCCCCGTGTATCAAGGTAGCACGTCACCGTCTTCCTCAGATTCCTTTGAAGATAAGTCAGGCAGATCAGGTTTTTACAAGCATTTGATGAGCGGTGTATCCAACATGCTACCACTTGTAGTTGGTGGGGGTATCATCATCGCTATTAGCTTTATGTTTGGGATTAATGCAGCCAAGCCAGATGATCCCACTTTTAATCCGATCGCCAAGATGTTAAGCGATATCGGTGGTGGTTCCGCTTTCAAACTGATGATTCCTGTACTAGCGGGTTATATTGCTATGAGTATTGCTGACCGCCCGGGTTTAGCATCTGGTTTAGTTGGTGGATGGCTTGCCGCAGAAACAGGCTCAGGATTCTTGGGTGGATTAATTGCTGGTTTTCTTGCAGGCTATTTGGTGTTAGGATTGAAAAAAGTGTTTTCTGGTTTACCGCAGTCTCTTGAAGGTATTAAACCAACTCTGTTGTACCCGTTGTTTGGTATTTTGCTAACAGGTCTAGTAATGCTTGGCATTATTTCACAACCAGTCGCAGCGCTTAATAACTGGTTAACTGATTGGTTAAGTAATATGGGACAAGGAAATGCTGTCATTCTTGGTATTGTAATTGGTGCTATGATGGCTGTGGATATGGGTGGTCCTGTGAATAAAGCGGCATTTACGTTCGGTATTGCTATGATTGCAGCAGGTAACTTTGGTCCACACGCGGCGATTATGGCTGCTGGTATGACACCTCCGCTAGGAATTGCACTCGCAACGACTTTGTTCAAAAAGAAATTTACTGCACAGGAAAGACAAGCAGGTAAAACCGCATATATTTTAGGAGCTTCCTTCATCACTGAGGGTGCAATCCCGTTTGCAGCAGCAGATCCGACACGTGTAATTCCGGCAACAGTTCTGGGCTCCGCTGTAGCAGGTGGCTTGTCAATGTTCTTTGGATGTACACTACCAGCTCCTCATGGAGGAATGTTTGTTCTTCCGGTTGTAGGTAATCTTGGAATGTATATTGTGTCAATTTTGGTAGGGACATTGATTACTGCCTTGATGATCAATATACTAAAAAAAGAAGTTCATGAATAACTATATTAACAAGAAAAAGGGGAAATATTCCATGTTAACAAAAACTTGCGTAATCCAAAATCCAGCTGGCTTGCATGCTCGACCAGCTACAATGTTCGTACAAAAGGCAACTTCTTTCTCTTGCGATGTAAATTTGATCAAAGGTACCAAAAAAATTAACGGCAAAAGCATCATGGGTGTTATGACACTTGCAGCCAAAAAAGGCGATGAAATCGTACTTGAAGTAAGTGGCGAAAATGAAGCTCAAGCTCTTGAAGAATTGGGCGCAATCCTAGAAAGTGCAAAAGAATAGTTAGGAGATGATCCGTCTTGCTTTGTAAAGGTATTGCAGCAGCCCAAGGGTTCGCTCTTGGCCGAGCTTTGGTAAAGGTAGAAGAAACCCTCTCTTATGCACGCAAAACACTTGCAGCAGATCAAGTAGCTGCGGAAGTGGCGCGTTTGAAAGAGGCTTTGAGCAAAACCAACTCCCAATTGGAAGCGATTAAACAAAAAGCACTTCGTGATATTGGGGAAGCAGAAGCAAAAATCTTCGAAGCTCACCAACTATTTTTGGAGGATCCAGAATTCGTTGGAGCAATGGAAGGTAACATCGAGAATGATAAAGTGAACGCTGAGGCAGCTTTAGAAGATATTCGTGACATGTTTGTCGGTATGTTTGAGAGCATGGACAACGAGTACATGCGTGAACGTGCAGCAGACTTGCGTGACGTAAGCCAACGAATTCTAAAGAACTTGCTTGGTATGGAAGACACTTTGGTTGGTGATTCCAAAGAACCAGTGATTCTGGTTGTTCATGACCTGACACCATCCGATACCGCACAACTTGATAAGAGCAAAGTGAAAGCGTTTGTAACCAACATTGGTGGTCGCACGTCTCACTCTGCGATTATGGCACGCACGATGGAAATTCCTGCGATTACCGGTCTTAGCGATATCACAGAGAAAGTTCAAACTGGCGATATGTTGATTGTTGACGGTGAGACAGGTGATGTATACGTAAACCCTGAGCAAGAGCTCATCACTACGTACCAGAAAAAATTAGAAGAGTACGAGGCGCAAAAAGCAGCTTGGGTACAACTAATCAATGAGCCATCCGTATCAAAAGATGGGCATCATGTTGAACTAGTTGCGAACATCGGTACCCCGCATGACGCTGAAGTGGCTGATAAAGCTGGCGCTGAAGGTATCGGTCTGTTCCGTACAGAATTCTTGTACATGGGCCGTGATAACTTCCCGACTGAGGAAGAACAATTTGAATCATATAAAGCCGTAGCACTTACGATGGACAACAATCGTCCTGTAGTTATACGTACATTGGATATCGGTGGAGATAAAGAGCTTCCATACTTGCAATTGCCGCATGAAATGAACCCGTTCCTAGGCTACCGTGCGATCCGCATCTGCCTGGATCAAGTGGACTTGTTCAAAACGCAATTGCGTGCTCTTTTACGAGCAAGCGCATTTGGTAACATTAAAATTATGTACCCGATGATCGCTACCTTGAAAGAGCTGCGTCAAGCAAACGCAATTTTAGAAGAAGTAAAAGTAGAGCTTCGCGATAAAGGAATTGCCTTTAACGAGGAGATTGAAGTAGGAATGATGATTGAAATTCCTGCAGCAGCTGTCATTGCTGATCAGTTGGCAAAAGAGGCTGACTTCTTCAGTATTGGTACAAATGATTTAATTCAATACACCATGGCATGCGACCGCATGAACCAACAAATTTCGTACCTGTACGATCCTTATAACCCAGCAGTATTGCGTTTGATTAAAAACGTGATTGATGCTGCTCACAAAGAAGGAAAATGGGCTGGTATGTGCGGAGAAATGGCAGGCGAAGAATATGCCTTGCCGATCCTACTTGGCTTTGGACTTGATGAATTTAGCATGAGTGCACCATCTGTATTGCGTGCTCGTCATATGCTAAAACAACTAAGCTATGCGGAGCTTAAAGCAATCTCTGAGCATGTACTTAGTTTGGAAAGCGGCGAAGAAATTCGTGATTACATCAAGACTAATGTATTGGACAAGCTATAAATAAAACATAGACAGGCTGTTGAGATAACTCTCAACGGCCTGTTTTTTTATAAAAAATGAAAAATATCCCTTTTTTCTCTTGTATTGATAATGATAATCGTTTACATTTATATTTGAGAACTTTCATTTTTTCTTAAATAACCTAAATATCTACTTTTATGGCAAAAAAAGCGTAGCAAGCAAAAGGAGATGCAATATGAAGCATGTTAAAGATATTGCCGAACACGCAGCTA
It includes:
- a CDS encoding PTS fructose transporter subunit IIA yields the protein MRILDMLRADTIVMHLSATSKAEVIQELIDQLDQADCLNDKEGMKEAILAREAHASTGIGEGIAIPHAKTEAVKKPSIAFGYSREGIDYDALDGQKSHLFFMIAATADANQAHLETLAHLSEMLMDETFRQELTQAKTKEELLKMIARKEKESHNVEEPSVLPGETGRVKVVAVTACPTGIAHTYMAADALKKKAEEMGIVIRVETNGSGGAKNKLTSEEIEQADAVIVAADKQVDMDRFKGKIVIEVPVADGIRKAEDLITRAVNQDGPVYQGSTSPSSSDSFEDKSGRSGFYKHLMSGVSNMLPLVVGGGIIIAISFMFGINAAKPDDPTFNPIAKMLSDIGGGSAFKLMIPVLAGYIAMSIADRPGLASGLVGGWLAAETGSGFLGGLIAGFLAGYLVLGLKKVFSGLPQSLEGIKPTLLYPLFGILLTGLVMLGIISQPVAALNNWLTDWLSNMGQGNAVILGIVIGAMMAVDMGGPVNKAAFTFGIAMIAAGNFGPHAAIMAAGMTPPLGIALATTLFKKKFTAQERQAGKTAYILGASFITEGAIPFAAADPTRVIPATVLGSAVAGGLSMFFGCTLPAPHGGMFVLPVVGNLGMYIVSILVGTLITALMINILKKEVHE
- a CDS encoding HPr family phosphocarrier protein → MLTKTCVIQNPAGLHARPATMFVQKATSFSCDVNLIKGTKKINGKSIMGVMTLAAKKGDEIVLEVSGENEAQALEELGAILESAKE
- the ptsP gene encoding phosphoenolpyruvate--protein phosphotransferase, translating into MLCKGIAAAQGFALGRALVKVEETLSYARKTLAADQVAAEVARLKEALSKTNSQLEAIKQKALRDIGEAEAKIFEAHQLFLEDPEFVGAMEGNIENDKVNAEAALEDIRDMFVGMFESMDNEYMRERAADLRDVSQRILKNLLGMEDTLVGDSKEPVILVVHDLTPSDTAQLDKSKVKAFVTNIGGRTSHSAIMARTMEIPAITGLSDITEKVQTGDMLIVDGETGDVYVNPEQELITTYQKKLEEYEAQKAAWVQLINEPSVSKDGHHVELVANIGTPHDAEVADKAGAEGIGLFRTEFLYMGRDNFPTEEEQFESYKAVALTMDNNRPVVIRTLDIGGDKELPYLQLPHEMNPFLGYRAIRICLDQVDLFKTQLRALLRASAFGNIKIMYPMIATLKELRQANAILEEVKVELRDKGIAFNEEIEVGMMIEIPAAAVIADQLAKEADFFSIGTNDLIQYTMACDRMNQQISYLYDPYNPAVLRLIKNVIDAAHKEGKWAGMCGEMAGEEYALPILLGFGLDEFSMSAPSVLRARHMLKQLSYAELKAISEHVLSLESGEEIRDYIKTNVLDKL